A part of Thermococcus sp. SY098 genomic DNA contains:
- a CDS encoding ABC transporter ATP-binding protein — protein MLEVKGLSFSYGDFSVEDVCFEVREGEILTLLGPNGSGKTTILKNIYGLLKPKKKCVFVDGKDFHSLSLKERAKLAGYVPQSHHPPFPYTVLDVVVVGLASQLGVFESPREEHYQKALEKLKLIGMERFKDKPYTQLSGGQLQLVLIARALVQEPKVLLLDEPTAHLDFKNQVKVLGIVKRLAKEESISAVMTLHDPNLASLYSDRIALVKEGRIKALGKPSQILREEVLEEVYGVPICILEFNGFRLILPKMEGI, from the coding sequence ATGCTTGAAGTCAAGGGCTTATCATTCAGCTACGGTGATTTCAGCGTTGAGGATGTCTGCTTTGAGGTGAGAGAAGGCGAGATTTTAACGCTACTCGGTCCAAATGGTAGCGGGAAAACAACAATTTTAAAGAACATTTACGGGTTGCTGAAGCCAAAGAAAAAGTGCGTCTTTGTGGATGGTAAAGACTTTCACTCACTCTCTTTAAAGGAAAGGGCTAAGTTAGCTGGTTATGTCCCTCAGTCTCACCACCCTCCTTTCCCCTACACCGTTCTGGACGTCGTGGTTGTGGGCTTAGCCTCTCAGCTTGGAGTTTTCGAGAGCCCAAGGGAAGAGCACTATCAGAAGGCTTTAGAGAAGCTCAAGCTCATAGGAATGGAGCGCTTTAAGGATAAGCCCTACACACAGCTGAGCGGAGGTCAGCTGCAGCTTGTCCTCATAGCAAGGGCCCTCGTGCAGGAACCGAAAGTCCTCCTCCTGGATGAGCCAACCGCTCACTTGGATTTCAAGAACCAGGTAAAAGTGCTTGGAATAGTGAAGAGGTTGGCGAAGGAGGAAAGCATCTCTGCAGTTATGACGCTCCATGACCCGAATTTAGCCTCACTTTATTCAGACAGGATTGCCCTTGTTAAAGAAGGCAGAATCAAAGCTCTTGGAAAGCCGAGCCAAATCCTAAGGGAGGAGGTTCTTGAAGAAGTGTACGGCGTTCCGATATGTATCCTCGAATTCAATGGGTTTAGGCTCATCCTCCCAAAAATGGAGGGGATCTAA